GGGCCGGCATCAAGGCCATGACCGCGACCGCGGGGCCGGGTTTCTCGCTGATGCAGGAGCACATAGGCTACGCCGTAATGACGGAGACACCCTGCGTGGTCGTGAACGTGCAGCGCGGTGGGCCCAGTACAGGACAACCCACGAAGGCCTCGCAGTCGGACGTCATGCAGGCACGCTGGGGTTCTCACGGAGATTACGAGATCGTCGCGCTATCCCCCTCCACTGTGCAGGAAATGTACGACCTCATGATCGAATGTTTTAACTGGTCGGAGCGTCTCCGCGTGCCCGCAGTCCTCCTCACGGATGAAGTCGTCGGACACATGCGGGAGCGTGTGGTACTGCGGGACGACGTCGAAACGGTCGAGCGGGAGTTACCGCCAGAGGGTGAGGAGATCGAGAAACCCTTTCCGATGGAGCCCGACGATCTCGTTCCCCCGATGCCAGTGTTCGGTAGAGGGCACCGGGTCCACGTGACCGGGCTCACCCACGACGAGCGAGGATATCCGGCTACGGACGATCCTGAGATTCATCGCAAGCTCGTCACGAGGCTGTGCAACAAGGTCAGGAAGCGGGCTCGAGAAATCCACGAGGAGGTAGGATACGACTTCGAGGAGCGCGAGTCCGACGTCGCCCTCGTTGCCTACGGAGGCTGCGCTAGAACCGTGATCGAGGCGGCCGAGGAACTCGGGGTTACCGTCTTCCGCCCTAAGGTTATCCACCCGTTCGACCCCGATTTGATCCGTGACTTACTCGACGGCTACGAGGTCTTAGTCGTCGAGATGAACTTGGGTCAGTACGTCGAGATGGTCGAGCGTGCCCTGGATCGCGAGTGCGTGCACCTGCTCGGTTATCCGGGTGGCTATCCACCGACCCCAGAGCGCGTAATCCGTGAGGTGAAGAAGCTCTCGGGGTGACCGTCGTGGACTGGAAGGAACTCATACGCTGGGATCGCATGCCCCATATCCTATGTCCCGGCTGCGGGAACGGCACGATCTTGAACGTGCTGGTTCGCGTCCTGGCGGAGAAGTTCGAGGAAGGAGAACTAGATCCGGACAAGACGGTGTTGGTCTCCGGCATCGGTTGCTCGTCCAGATTACCGGGCTACGTTAAGCTAGACTCCCTTCACACTACCCACGGTCGTCCACTGGCTTTCGCGACCGGAATTAAGCTGGCGAATCCCGACCTTGAGGTCATCGTGATCACCGGTGACGGTGACGCGGCTGCCATCGGTGGGAACCATTTGATCCACGCTGCCCGCAGGAACCTGGACGTCACGGTGATCTGTGCCAACAACTACATTTACGGAATGACGGGTGGTCAGGTAAGCCCCACGACGCCCAGAGGTGCCAAGTCGACCACTACCCCCTATGGGAACCCTGAGCCACCGTTCGACCTCTGCGAGCTCGTTATCGGGGCCGGAGCCCCCCACGTGGAGCGGTGGACCACGGCTCATCCCGCCCAGCTGAGTGCCGCGATCGCCCGTGCCCTTGAGCGCGAAGGTTTCTCCTTCATCGACGTACTCTGCCAATGTCCCACGAACTACGGCCGGAGGAACGACATGAGGGATCCTAGAGAGATGGTAAAGTGGCTCCGGGAGAACACTTCCACGCGAGATGAGGAAGGTAAGATCCGGATCGGAATCCTCCGCGATGAGGAGCGCGAACCCTTCCTCAAACGCATGTACGACATGATCGAGGAGGTGAGAACGAGTGAGGAAGGAGATTAGGATCAGCGGTTTCGGCGGCCAAGGAATAGTACTCGCCGGTGTGGTGCTGGGTCGAGCCGCCGCGGTTTACGAAGGGTACAACGCCGTACAAACACAATCCTACGGGCCGGAGGCCCGGGGCGGTGCCTCGCGCTCGGACGTGATAGTATCCGATGAGGAGGTCATGTACCCGTACGTACGCCGACCTGACTTCCTCGTGACCATGTCGCAAGAAGCATACGAGAAGTACGTGGAGAACGTTCCCGAGGACGGTCTCGTCGTCTACGACTCGACGCTAGTCAATCCATCTCGTGAGGACGTCGAACACGTGGGTATCCCCGCGACCGATCTCGCCGAGGAAAAGCTCGGGCTTAGCATCGTCGCTAACATGATCATCTTAGGCGCGTTGCGTGAGCTTACCGGGATCGTTTCGTTCGACTCACTACAAAAGGCCGTCGAGGATTCCGTACCGCCTGGGACGGAGGACGTCAACGTCCGGGCCCTCAAGCTCGGAGCCCGGGAGGTGAGGGAATGATCAGACTACTGGAGTACCAGGCTAAGCGCCTATTCAAGGAGGCCGGGGTGCAGACTCCAGAAGGCGACGTCGCCCGCACCTCGGCGGACGCGGCCCGGATCGCCGCCGAACTCGGGGGACCGGTGGCCGTCAAGGCACAGGTGCCCGTCGGAACCCGTGGTAAGGCCGGAGGTATCCTGTTCGCGGACGACCCGGAAGAGGCTAGAAAAGCTGCCCGGAAGCTGCTCGGCTCGCGGATCCGGGGTGAGACCGTTAGGAAG
Above is a window of Methanopyrus sp. SNP6 DNA encoding:
- a CDS encoding 2-oxoacid:acceptor oxidoreductase subunit alpha; the encoded protein is MSKVDFLQGNEACAEGAIVAGCRFFAGYPITPSTEIAERMSSRLPEVGGVYVQMEDEIASLAAVIGASWAGIKAMTATAGPGFSLMQEHIGYAVMTETPCVVVNVQRGGPSTGQPTKASQSDVMQARWGSHGDYEIVALSPSTVQEMYDLMIECFNWSERLRVPAVLLTDEVVGHMRERVVLRDDVETVERELPPEGEEIEKPFPMEPDDLVPPMPVFGRGHRVHVTGLTHDERGYPATDDPEIHRKLVTRLCNKVRKRAREIHEEVGYDFEERESDVALVAYGGCARTVIEAAEELGVTVFRPKVIHPFDPDLIRDLLDGYEVLVVEMNLGQYVEMVERALDRECVHLLGYPGGYPPTPERVIREVKKLSG
- a CDS encoding 2-oxoacid:ferredoxin oxidoreductase subunit beta is translated as MTVVDWKELIRWDRMPHILCPGCGNGTILNVLVRVLAEKFEEGELDPDKTVLVSGIGCSSRLPGYVKLDSLHTTHGRPLAFATGIKLANPDLEVIVITGDGDAAAIGGNHLIHAARRNLDVTVICANNYIYGMTGGQVSPTTPRGAKSTTTPYGNPEPPFDLCELVIGAGAPHVERWTTAHPAQLSAAIARALEREGFSFIDVLCQCPTNYGRRNDMRDPREMVKWLRENTSTRDEEGKIRIGILRDEEREPFLKRMYDMIEEVRTSEEGD
- a CDS encoding 2-oxoacid:ferredoxin oxidoreductase subunit gamma, whose amino-acid sequence is MRKEIRISGFGGQGIVLAGVVLGRAAAVYEGYNAVQTQSYGPEARGGASRSDVIVSDEEVMYPYVRRPDFLVTMSQEAYEKYVENVPEDGLVVYDSTLVNPSREDVEHVGIPATDLAEEKLGLSIVANMIILGALRELTGIVSFDSLQKAVEDSVPPGTEDVNVRALKLGAREVRE